The proteins below come from a single Gossypium raimondii isolate GPD5lz chromosome 2, ASM2569854v1, whole genome shotgun sequence genomic window:
- the LOC105787577 gene encoding STS14 protein, giving the protein MAYALITILLLAIYHHTAQSAAAPPATTAPPSMLPPAARDFLQAHNQARAAVGVAPLKWSQQLANASSLIARYQRNKMGCQFANLTNHKYGANQLWGSGAAVTPLMAVETWVKEKDYYDYGTNTCAPNHKCGVYTQVVWKNSSDLGCSQATCKDQVTLTICFYNPPGNYIGEKPY; this is encoded by the coding sequence ATGGCCTACGCCTTGATTACAATTCTACTCCTAGCCATTTACCACCACACGGCCCAAAGTGCAGCAGCACCACCAGCAACCACAGCTCCACCATCAATGCTGCCACCAGCAGCCAGAGACTTCCTCCAAGCCCACAACCAAGCAAGAGCTGCAGTAGGTGTCGCACCTCTCAAATGGAGCCAACAACTAGCCAATGCTTCAAGTCTCATCGCAAGGTACCAAAGGAACAAAATGGGTTGTCAGTTCGCAAACCTGACAAACCACAAGTACGGAGCAAACCAGTTATGGGGTAGCGGAGCCGCCGTGACGCCGCTCATGGCGGTGGAAACTTGGGTAAAAGAGAAAGATTATTATGACTATGGGACTAATACTTGTGCACCGAATCATAAATGTGGTGTTTATACTCAAGTTGTTTGGAAGAATTCTTCGGATTTGGGTTGCTCACAAGCTACATGCAAGGATCAAGTTACTTtaactatttgtttttataatccTCCTGGTAATTATATAGGTGAGAAACCATACTAG